AAAGGGTCCGAGTAATCCCTTTGCTGCGGTGTCACCCAAACCGACGGCGACGGCGAGTCCGGCGGCAAATGTGACTCAGCCGTCAAAAGCGTCATCTGCGAAAAATCCTGATACAGGTGCAAAATCGGGTGACAATCAGTCTGCAACACCACCCGTCCAAACGAAGACTATTATTGTGGAGAAAACCACGCCAGCGGTGACAGCGGCAGAAGCCCGTCGTCGCAATGCGGGGACCAATGCCACCATTGTGGGGAAAGCGGGCTCGAAAAATATTCGTTCGGGTCCGGGGACACAATATGCCAAAAAGCATGTGGCCTATCCCGGCGATCGGGTAACGATCTTGGCTGATAGCCGGGATAGTGGTGGTTACACATGGCGCAAAATTCACTTTCCACAATCCGGCGCTGAAGGTTGGATTGCGTCCCAGTTATTACAAGCGGATGGTGGCAATAATCCCCCAATGGAAACGGCCCCACCTCGCAAAGTGGTATCGAAGCCGGCTCCGCCAGTGCGGCAGGTGGCTACGAATGCGTCGATTGGAGGCAAGGCTGGCTCGAAGAATATTCGTTCTGGCCCCGGCACCCAATATGGCAAGAAGCATGTGGCTTATCCCGGCGATCGGGTCAAAATTGTGGGCAGTGGACAGGATCGGGGTGGCTATACCTGGCACAAGGTCTATTTCCCCAAATCGGGGGCTGAAGGTTGGATTGCGGCCCAGTTGCTCAATATTGATTGAACCATCTGTTGGATGGGCGATCGGATGTGGTCGCTACGATCATTTAGTCAGGTGTTAACCTAGGGCAGCCATATGGGAAATCAGTCGATGAAGCCGCAGCCAAAGGGTCGAAAACAGCCACAGGGTAAACCGCTTAAGCCAAGGGCAAAATCAAATAATGTGATGCGATCGCCGCATCCCCCAGCGCCACCGATCCGATGGCAGGTATTGCGCCAGAAATGGAGTTCGTTGTGCATCACTTTTCTGGTGGCTGGATTGGTGCTGATTATTGGTAATAAGCTCGGCTTTTTCCTGTCGCCGCCGTCCCCGAATGCATCAGTTATCAACCAGCCCAGTGTTTTGCCTACGCCAGCGGGTAATGGGTCGGGTTTCGTGACGCCCCCTCCGCCCCCATTAGTGCGACCTGTGCCAAGTGTAACGCCATCAGCGCTGCCCCCTGATCCTATCGCTACGCCATCCGCACCAGTCCCGGTAATTCCACCGCCTGACCCGACACCGGTTGCGCCAGTGAACACTCGGTTTGGTCATTTGCCCTATAACGAGGCCGCCAGTCGACGCTTGGGCAGTATCGGCAAGTTTGTGCGGGAGAATTATGAACGCGAAGAATATTTAGATGTTGAGGCGGGCCGTGCCTTCCAAATTATGGTTGACGCAGCTCGCAGTCAGGGCGTGCATTTAATGGGGATCTCAGGCTTTCGATCGATTGCTGATCAGCGCCAGTTATTCGATCGGCAAATTGAACGGAAAGGCAGTGCCCAAGCGGCAGCGAAGTGGAGTGCACCGCCAGGACATAGTGAGCATCATACGGGCTATGCGATCGACATTGGTGATGTGACACGGGATGATGCCGACATTAAAGTGAAATTTGAGACCACCCCCGCTTATCAGTGGTTAGTCACCAATGCCGGACAATACGGCTTTGAGCAATCGTTTCCCCGTGGGAATGCCCAAGGCGTGAGTTATGAACCCTGGCATTGGCGGTATGTTGGGACGCCGACGGCACAGCAGATCTTTGCTTCAGCACGGGTGCAGTAAATTGGTTGATCTGTGTGCAATCGGCGAACTATGTTCACTTGAGGAAAATAAAGCTGCTGCTCCAACTGCCGTACCTACTACTTTTAACGCCATTCCGCTTGATACCTGTGTAGGATTCTTCACCAGATTTCATTCGTATCGTAACAGCACCACCATTACGCGCTGTAATCAAACCAGCGTGGACAGCGGCACTACAAATTGATGAATCATCAGTATAAATGTCGGTACCCCATATAGTGTTAATCCGACCATTTGACGGGCAGATAAAGGTGAAATCTTGATCTAATCGTCCTCTAAATTTACTTGCGCTCTTCCCCCAGGTTATCGATGCAGTTGTTTTCTTACTCACTGATGGTTCTAAACCCATGGAATTGAGGAAAATGAAGCTGCTGCTCCAATTTCCATAGCCCCTACTTTTAACGCCATTTCGCTTGATGCCTGTGTAGGATTCTTCACCAGATTTCATTCGTATCGTAATAGCACCACCATTACGCGCTGTAATCAAACCAGCGTGGACAGCGGCACTACAAATTGATGAATCATCAGTATAAATGTCGGTGCCCCATACAGTGCTAATCCGACCATTCGGCGGGCAGATAAAGGTGAAATCTTGATCTAGTCTGCCTCTAATATCACTGGCATTCTTCTTCCAGGTAACTTCTGAACCTTTTGGAATAGTTTGAGACCGCTGTCGAGATTGTTTATTGGATACAACTTTTGGTAGCGTTATTTTATAGCCCGGTGCTGGTTCGAAAAATGGCCCTTTGGAATTGAGGCAGCTTCCTAATACTCCGGTGTATTGAGAACCTGGTTGTCCTGAATTGTAAAAGTCATACTCTCCGGCATATTTACCATTATGTGTAACAACTAGGGTCTTCCCTCGAAGGCGCAAAGCGACTGTTTTACCGTATTCTTTCCATCCATCAACGGTTAAACTACTTCCTGATTGAGTTAGCGAACCCGTTGTTTCACCTACCGCGATTGAATAACGTCCGGGAGGTACTGAGTCACCTGAATAGCAAATTTGATTTCCTTTTTTTGCAATTGTTATATATCTTGAACCAGCATTATAAACGCCCACATTGATAGGCGTAGAAAGTGCCTGTGTGCTATGGCTGGAGAATAGTAAAAGCACTGGGATGAGTAAGTTGGTTCGCGAAGTCATCTTGAGCATAAGAAATCCTGGGAGTTGAAATTTGCAACTAAAACGATTCCGGATTGATTTGCCACAAACATTGGCGCAATTGCATGTTACGTGCGCTGCACCAAAAGTCAGTTTGTGTGGTTGAAAAGTTCAAAAGATAATTTTTGAGATAACTGGGGTAAATCTTCTGAGATTACTGTCTAATATATCGTCCTTTATATTGTTCGATAGAGTCAAGCATGGAGAAATAGATTGTTTCTTATAGTGTGTATTAGATTTTTTGGTCAATTGACGAATTGATTTGAGTTTAGCGTCAGACAAAATGTAGAATAGTTTGAAAATTATGAATGCCAACTACGGCGTTGTTGCATGAATCGGATTTGGGCAAGAAACGTCTTCTTTCTCGTTACCGATTAATCATCAATCCAGATGGTATCGGGTTTAGCAGCTTGAATCATGCGATTTAAGGCGGCACATTGCAGCAGTAACTCGGCGGCTTGATTATCAAACGTGCGGGCGCGGACCTTGCCGCCAAAGATGGCTTTGAGCCGTGACATTGTGGTTTCAGCCAGCGACCGCCGATGATAGTTAGCATCCTGTTTCCAGGCTTTGCGACCGCGTCGCCGAATCTGGCGCAGATTCTCATCCCGCAGATGGGGTGGGGCGTTGCAGTTGCCATCCTGCCAAATCTTGGCATTCTTTTGGGGTGGGATGCCCGCCTTGGCTTCCCGTTCGGCAATTTTCTCATAGCAATGCCGTTGGTCATAAGCGCCATCGGCAGAGACTTGTTCAATGGGCTCCGGAATTTGGTTGATTAAGGGTTCGAACACTTCGCTATCGTGGACATTATTGGTGCTAACGACGGCACTCAAAATCTCCCCCGTGGCCTCATCCACACTTAAATGCAATTTGCGCCAGGTCCGACGTTTACTAATGCCATGCTGACGGGTTTTCCATTCGCCTTCGCCATACACCTTAATCCCGGTCGAATCCACCACCACATGCACCGCACCGCGTTTCGGTACCACCGGCAAGCTGACTTCTAGATGGGCTTGACGACGAGACACCGTGCTATGGTCTGGAACTGCCAATGACACACTCATTAAGCCGAATAAAGACCCCAGAAAACCCATCATTTGACGACCCGCTAAACCATACACCGATTGCAGCGTGATAACGGTGGCAATGGCCAGGTCGCTGTAACGCTGTGAGGCTCCCCGACGGCGGCCGCTCAGCCCCGGCAACTCCCAACCGGCTAAGACCGATGTATCGAGCCAGAATGTCAGACTGCCACGCTGACGTAATCCAGCGTTATACTCAGACCAGTTGCGGATGCGGTAACTCATGGGCTAACGGTTTTTGGTGGTACTTTAACCCTAGCCCAGAAAAGCATCCGCAACCCCTGTATTCATGCAACAACGCCGCCAACTACAGTAAATCCTTGCGTTTTTGGATGTAACTGGCAACACTTAGGTAAATCACAATCATGATTAATAAAACGCCCCAATTCGTCATGAGATTCGACCAGTTAGCCTCGTATACCGATGAGGTTGAGATCGGCATTTTCAACTGGCTGCCGTCGGGGAGTGTAGTCGGTGCCGGAATCATGGCATTGATATTGACCAGTGCCCCGTAGGCCCCGATCGACCAGCGACTCAGCATCAACCAACCGATCGCCTTAGCAATTCCGACACTTTCGAACAGCACCCCCGAGAAAATAATCTGCGGCAATAGCAGTAAAGGTAGAGCACTATTGGCTTGGGAAGCATTTTTGACCAGGCTGGAAACCATCAGTCCCAGACTAAAGCTACTAACAATCGTTAGCCAGCTCGTGATACTCAATCCCAAGGCCCAGGGAATAAACTCGGGAGTTGGTGCTTCAAACCCAATCAACACCACCAAACACATCAACCCAGTTTGGACGATCGCTAATCCCCCCAATACCATCACCTTGGAGCTGATGTAAGCCGGAATTCCGAGATTGACCAGTCGTTCTCGGGTATAGATCGCCTTCTCTTTGACAATTTCTTGTAATGATCCGGCCAATCCAATCCAAATCGCGGCACAGGTAAAGACAAATAGTACCTTCAGTGCGAGACCTGCCAGGTTTGGGTCTGCCTCGCTACCCGTGACTAGAGGCTGTTGATCCTGGTTGGCCAGGAGAATGAGCATAATCCCGATCGGTGCCGTGAGCATTGAGAGCAATAGACTTACCCGATCGCGCAGGATGAGTTGGGTATAACGTTGCAC
This window of the Romeriopsis navalis LEGE 11480 genome carries:
- a CDS encoding M15 family metallopeptidase, which gives rise to MGNQSMKPQPKGRKQPQGKPLKPRAKSNNVMRSPHPPAPPIRWQVLRQKWSSLCITFLVAGLVLIIGNKLGFFLSPPSPNASVINQPSVLPTPAGNGSGFVTPPPPPLVRPVPSVTPSALPPDPIATPSAPVPVIPPPDPTPVAPVNTRFGHLPYNEAASRRLGSIGKFVRENYEREEYLDVEAGRAFQIMVDAARSQGVHLMGISGFRSIADQRQLFDRQIERKGSAQAAAKWSAPPGHSEHHTGYAIDIGDVTRDDADIKVKFETTPAYQWLVTNAGQYGFEQSFPRGNAQGVSYEPWHWRYVGTPTAQQIFASARVQ
- a CDS encoding LCCL domain-containing protein, which codes for MLKMTSRTNLLIPVLLLFSSHSTQALSTPINVGVYNAGSRYITIAKKGNQICYSGDSVPPGRYSIAVGETTGSLTQSGSSLTVDGWKEYGKTVALRLRGKTLVVTHNGKYAGEYDFYNSGQPGSQYTGVLGSCLNSKGPFFEPAPGYKITLPKVVSNKQSRQRSQTIPKGSEVTWKKNASDIRGRLDQDFTFICPPNGRISTVWGTDIYTDDSSICSAAVHAGLITARNGGAITIRMKSGEESYTGIKRNGVKSRGYGNWSSSFIFLNSMGLEPSVSKKTTASITWGKSASKFRGRLDQDFTFICPSNGRINTIWGTDIYTDDSSICSAAVHAGLITARNGGAVTIRMKSGEESYTGIKRNGVKSSRYGSWSSSFIFLK
- a CDS encoding IS5 family transposase, which produces MSYRIRNWSEYNAGLRQRGSLTFWLDTSVLAGWELPGLSGRRRGASQRYSDLAIATVITLQSVYGLAGRQMMGFLGSLFGLMSVSLAVPDHSTVSRRQAHLEVSLPVVPKRGAVHVVVDSTGIKVYGEGEWKTRQHGISKRRTWRKLHLSVDEATGEILSAVVSTNNVHDSEVFEPLINQIPEPIEQVSADGAYDQRHCYEKIAEREAKAGIPPQKNAKIWQDGNCNAPPHLRDENLRQIRRRGRKAWKQDANYHRRSLAETTMSRLKAIFGGKVRARTFDNQAAELLLQCAALNRMIQAAKPDTIWIDD